Proteins from one Podospora pseudoanserina strain CBS 124.78 chromosome 1, whole genome shotgun sequence genomic window:
- the ALD6 gene encoding aldehyde dehydrogenase (NADP(+)) ald6 (EggNog:ENOG503NWK1; COG:E; COG:G) has product MRRFASRAAVASSHFSSSQRSASALLGSSSPALRMAPSKNSTHSASAAAVRRIHATAQHLRPAGTASAYGLASTATNFPTTHEKLQTAYDTPWFVNNEFVKSATSQYIDLHDPATNELITRVPQNTDEELKAAVAAAEKAFKSWSATSVLHRQQIMFKFVGLIRENWDRLAASITLEQGKTFADSKGDVLRGLQVAEAACGAPELLKGEVLEVAKDMETRTYREPLGVVAAICPFNFPAMIPLWCIPVATITGNTLILKPSERDPGAAMILAELTKKAGFPEGVVNIVHGAHRTVNFILDEPAIKAVSFVGGNKAGEYIFSRGSANGKRVQANLGAKNHAAVLPDCNKNQFLNAVVGAAFGAAGQRCMALSTLVMVGETKEWLPELAERAKALQVNGGFEEGADLGPVISPQSKERIEGLIASAEEEGATILLDGRGFKPPKYPNGNWVAPTIISNVTKDMKCYKEEIFGPVLVCLNVDTLDEAIDLINENEYGNGVAIFTRSGPTAETFRRKIEAGQVGINVPIPVPLPMFSFTGNKKSIAGGGASTFYGKPGINFYTQLKTVTAMWSAEDAISKKADVAMPTHS; this is encoded by the exons ATGCGTCGTTTCGCATCCCGAGCTGCTGTGGCTTCCTCCCATTTCTCGTCCTCGCAACGATCAGCCAGCGCTCTGTTGGGTTCTTCGTCTCCAGCACTCAGAATGGCTCCCTCGAAGAACAGCACCCACTCGGCCTCGGCCGCCGCCGTGAGGAGGATACACGCCACCGCTCAGCACCTTCGTCCCGCCGGAACCGCCTCGGCCTACGGCCTGGCCAGCACGGCGACCAACTTCCCCACCACGCACGAGAAGCTCCAGACGGCGTACGACACCCCCTGGTTCGTCAACAACGAGTTCGTCAAGTCGGCCACCTCGCAGTACATTGACCTGCACGACCCGGCCACGAACGAGTTAATTACCCGGGTCCCGCAGAACACGGACGAGGAGCTAAAggctgcggtggcggcggcagagaaGGCGTTCAAGAGCTGGAGTGCGACGAGCGTGCTGCACAGGCAGCAGATCATGTTCAAGTTTGTGGGGTTGATTAGGGAGAATTGGGATAGGTTGGCGGCGAGCATTACGCTGGAGCAGGGGAAGACGTTTGCGGATTCGAAGGGGGATGTGCTGAGGGGGTTGCAGGTTGCTGAGGCGGCTTGCGGGGCGCCGGAGttgttgaagggggaggttttggaggttgCGAAGGATATGGAGACTAGGACTTATAGGGAGCcgttgggggttgtggctgCCATTTGCCCTTTTA ACTTCCCGGCTATGATTCCGCTTTGGTGTATCCCCGTGGCGACCATCACGGGCAACACGCTCATCCTCAAGCCCTCAGAGCGCGACCCCGGCGCGGCTATGATCCTCGCCGAGCTCACCAAGAAGGCGGGCTTCCCCGAGGGCGTGGTGAACATTGTCCACGGCGCCCACCGCACAGTCAACTTCATCCTCGACGAGCCCGCCATCAAGGCTGTCAGCTTCGTCGGCGGCAACAAGGCGGGCGAGTACATCTTCTCACGCGGCTCCGCCAACGGCAAGCGTGTCCAGGCCAACCTCGGGGCCAAGAACCACGCTGCTGTCCTCCCAGACTGCAACAAGAACCAGTTCCTCAACGCGGTGGTCGGTGCTGCCTTTGGCGCCGCGGGTCAGCGCTGCATGGCCTTGTCGACTCTTGTCATGGTGGGCGAGACGAAAGAGTGGCTTCCCGAGCTTGCCGAGCGGGCAAAGGCTCTTCAGGTGAATGGTGGGTTTGAAGAGGGCGCTGATTTGGGGCCTGTCATCTCCCCTCAGAGCAAGGAGCGTATCGAGGGTTTGATCGCCtcggccgaggaagagggtgccACTATCCTTCTTGATGGGAGGGGCTTCAAGCCACCCAAGTACCCCAACGGCAACTGGGTCGCTCCTACCATTATCTCCAACGTCACCAAGGATATGAAGTGCTACAAGGAGGAGATCTTTGGCCCTGTCCTCGTTTGCCTCAACGTTGACACGTTGGACGAAGCAATCGATCTGATCAATGAGAACGAGTACGGCAACGGTGTTGCCATCTTTACGAGGAGCGGTCCCACGGCCGAGACGTTCAGACGCAAGATTGAGGCTGGTCAGGTCGGGATCAACGTCCCTATTCCTGTGCCCCTCCCCATGTTCAGCTTCACGGGCAATAAGAAGAGCATtgcgggcggcggcgcaAGCACGTTCTACGGGAAGCCGGGGATCAACTTTTACACGCAGCTCAAGACGGTGACGGCCATGTGGAGCGCCGAGGATGCGATTAGCAAGAAGGCGGATGTGGCCATGCCTACTCATTCTTAG